A window from Pseudomonas frederiksbergensis encodes these proteins:
- a CDS encoding LysR family transcriptional regulator has protein sequence MDLFDSRQADELATLLALSEHGSFAAAGRMLQRHPSVLSKRLSALELRLGIRLVERTTRQLRFTDEGQRLVSQLGHAVSLITQAEQEAAQGAAQVRGRLRLALPAAMGRLWLSAMVSEFALAYPEVTLEVEYSERFVDIVAEGFDAAIRIGELSDNRLVARKLCDHRRILCAAPAYLQRQGEPTTPADLAEHNCLGFTGLHSYPEWKLTRDGDQQSIRVRSAMVSNDNEALLSAARMGLGILAGGEWLMTRDIDSAHLVRVLPDWQLDADAGVYLVRPSAKYNTATTTAFKHWIEAAFARGAPWQLPQP, from the coding sequence ATGGATCTGTTCGATAGTCGACAGGCAGATGAACTCGCCACCCTCTTGGCGCTGTCCGAACACGGCTCTTTTGCGGCCGCCGGAAGGATGCTGCAACGGCATCCGTCGGTGCTGTCCAAACGGCTCAGTGCCTTGGAACTTCGTCTCGGAATACGTCTGGTGGAGCGGACGACAAGGCAACTGCGTTTTACCGACGAGGGACAGCGTCTGGTCTCACAGCTTGGTCATGCCGTCAGTTTAATTACCCAAGCGGAGCAAGAGGCGGCCCAAGGCGCGGCACAGGTCAGGGGACGATTGCGACTCGCCCTGCCAGCCGCGATGGGGCGATTATGGCTCAGCGCGATGGTGTCCGAGTTCGCCCTGGCTTACCCCGAGGTGACGCTAGAGGTTGAATACTCGGAGAGATTCGTCGACATCGTCGCGGAGGGTTTCGATGCCGCGATCCGAATCGGTGAGCTGTCAGACAATCGACTGGTGGCCAGGAAGTTGTGCGATCACCGCCGAATCCTCTGTGCGGCACCCGCCTACCTGCAACGCCAAGGCGAACCGACGACACCGGCAGACCTCGCCGAGCACAATTGCCTGGGCTTCACCGGGCTGCATTCGTACCCGGAATGGAAGCTGACACGCGATGGCGATCAGCAGAGCATCAGGGTGCGCAGCGCCATGGTCAGTAACGACAATGAGGCCCTGCTGTCCGCCGCCCGCATGGGGCTGGGCATTCTTGCCGGCGGTGAGTGGCTCATGACGAGGGACATCGATAGCGCTCACCTCGTCAGAGTGCTTCCCGACTGGCAGCTGGATGCAGACGCGGGTGTCTATCTGGTGCGCCCGTCGGCCAAGTACAACACGGCAACGACGACGGCGTTCAAGCACTGGATCGAGGCAGCGTTTGCACGAGGCGCGCCCTGGCAGTTGCCCCAACCGTAG
- a CDS encoding quinone oxidoreductase family protein — translation MVSTVTLQETGGPQVLQLEKTTEQAPGAGEVWLAQAAIGVNPLDVSQRSGAARVPLPSGLGLEGAGQVTAIGPGVTEVAVGDRVAYATGPMGAYASGRLYPANRLVKIPDDLGFDEAAALLFKGITAHYLLKTTYPVGPGTRMLAYGAAGALGQIMVPWAKHLGAFVIGVVSKQDSIERAKAAGCDEVLVFDAATLAAQVAEVTHGQKVDVVYDPIGRVSFEASLDSLRPRGLMVSFGMASGIPPAVEVSTLNAKGSLFLTRPSLAAHTATAQEYQERAQEVLQAVAAGIIQPRIWRRYPLADVAQAHADMESGLSQGAIVLTP, via the coding sequence ATGGTAAGCACCGTTACACTTCAGGAAACTGGCGGGCCTCAGGTTTTGCAGCTCGAAAAAACCACGGAGCAAGCACCGGGAGCCGGAGAAGTCTGGCTGGCGCAAGCGGCCATCGGGGTGAACCCTTTGGACGTGAGCCAACGCTCCGGTGCTGCCCGTGTTCCCCTGCCCTCAGGACTTGGCCTTGAAGGCGCCGGACAGGTGACGGCGATAGGTCCAGGCGTCACCGAAGTTGCCGTTGGGGACCGGGTCGCGTACGCCACTGGCCCGATGGGTGCTTATGCAAGCGGTCGCCTCTATCCGGCGAATCGGCTCGTGAAGATTCCCGATGACCTCGGTTTCGACGAAGCAGCGGCCCTGCTCTTCAAGGGCATCACTGCCCACTATTTGCTCAAGACGACCTACCCCGTTGGCCCAGGCACCAGAATGCTGGCGTATGGCGCCGCGGGTGCGTTGGGGCAAATCATGGTGCCCTGGGCCAAACACCTTGGCGCCTTCGTGATAGGTGTGGTCTCGAAACAGGACAGCATCGAGCGGGCCAAGGCCGCCGGTTGTGATGAAGTACTGGTGTTCGACGCAGCGACATTGGCCGCCCAGGTTGCCGAGGTCACCCACGGGCAAAAGGTTGACGTCGTATATGACCCTATCGGGCGGGTGTCTTTCGAAGCCTCCCTCGACAGCCTTCGACCGCGTGGCTTGATGGTGTCTTTCGGCATGGCCTCGGGCATCCCGCCGGCTGTCGAGGTCAGCACCCTCAACGCCAAAGGTTCTCTGTTCCTGACCCGACCGTCTCTCGCCGCGCATACGGCCACCGCGCAGGAGTATCAGGAGCGCGCACAGGAGGTGTTGCAAGCGGTCGCCGCCGGTATCATTCAACCTCGAATCTGGCGTCGCTACCCATTGGCTGACGTAGCACAAGCGCACGCTGATATGGAAAGTGGACTGTCGCAAGGTGCAATTGTCCTTACGCCCTGA
- a CDS encoding MFS transporter, protein MNLNEPINVQRVGQAVGKYRWTICALLFFATTVNYLDRQVLSLLAPDLSTQFGWSNTDYANIASVFQFVYAISMLFAGRFVDKIGTKKAYVIAICIWSTGAIMHAFAEPMGEGIAGISSALGLAVIPVSIAGFMLSRAVLAIGEAGNFPIAIKATAEYFPKKERSFATGIFNSGANVGAILAPISVPLIAGLWGWEAAFIVIGALGFVWVVVWIALYEKPEQQKRLSVQELAYIRSDQGAQALTGTDSGAAAKKVSWFKLLTYRQTWAFAFGKFMTDGVWWFFLFWLPTYLSAQYGMKGQAIVLPLAVLYSMTMIGSIGGGWFPSYFMSRGDAPYDGRMKAMLVIAFFPLLVLLAQPFGYISYWVPVLLIGVGASAHQAWSCNIFTTVSDMFPQKSIASVVGIGGLAGGLGGVVMTKTGGWVIDHYKLIGDIHTGYMIMFAICALAYLVAWSVMKALVPRHKEITDL, encoded by the coding sequence ATGAATCTGAACGAGCCCATCAATGTGCAACGCGTCGGCCAAGCCGTCGGCAAGTACCGCTGGACGATTTGCGCGCTGTTGTTTTTTGCCACCACCGTCAATTACCTGGACCGCCAGGTACTGAGTCTGTTGGCGCCGGATCTGTCGACGCAATTTGGCTGGAGTAACACCGATTACGCGAACATCGCCTCTGTCTTTCAGTTCGTGTACGCGATTTCCATGCTGTTCGCCGGCCGTTTCGTTGACAAGATCGGCACCAAGAAGGCCTATGTGATTGCGATCTGCATCTGGTCGACCGGTGCGATCATGCACGCCTTTGCAGAGCCGATGGGCGAGGGTATTGCCGGCATCAGCAGCGCCTTGGGCCTTGCCGTCATTCCGGTTTCGATTGCAGGTTTCATGCTGTCGCGCGCCGTACTGGCGATTGGCGAAGCAGGGAACTTCCCGATTGCGATCAAGGCCACCGCCGAATATTTCCCGAAGAAGGAACGTTCCTTCGCTACCGGCATCTTCAACTCCGGCGCCAATGTGGGCGCGATCCTGGCGCCGATCAGCGTGCCGCTGATCGCCGGCCTTTGGGGCTGGGAAGCGGCGTTCATCGTGATCGGTGCGTTGGGCTTCGTCTGGGTGGTGGTATGGATTGCGCTGTACGAAAAGCCGGAGCAGCAAAAACGCCTGTCGGTGCAGGAACTGGCCTACATCCGCAGCGATCAGGGCGCGCAAGCGCTCACCGGCACCGACTCGGGTGCCGCTGCCAAAAAAGTATCGTGGTTCAAGTTGCTGACCTACCGTCAGACCTGGGCCTTTGCCTTCGGCAAATTCATGACCGACGGCGTGTGGTGGTTCTTCCTGTTCTGGCTTCCGACCTACCTGTCGGCGCAATACGGCATGAAGGGCCAGGCCATCGTATTGCCGCTGGCCGTGCTGTACAGCATGACCATGATCGGCAGCATCGGCGGCGGCTGGTTCCCGAGCTATTTCATGTCACGCGGCGATGCGCCGTATGACGGTCGCATGAAAGCCATGCTGGTGATCGCTTTCTTCCCGCTGCTGGTACTGCTGGCGCAGCCATTCGGTTACATCAGTTACTGGGTGCCGGTGCTGTTGATCGGCGTGGGCGCGTCGGCGCACCAGGCGTGGTCGTGCAACATCTTCACCACGGTGTCTGACATGTTCCCGCAAAAATCCATCGCGTCGGTGGTCGGCATTGGCGGTTTGGCCGGCGGCTTGGGCGGCGTCGTGATGACCAAGACCGGCGGTTGGGTGATCGACCATTACAAACTGATCGGCGATATCCACACCGGCTACATGATCATGTTTGCCATCTGTGCGCTGGCCTATCTGGTGGCATGGAGCGTGATGAAGGCGCTGGTGCCACGCCATAAGGAAATCACCGACCTGTAA
- a CDS encoding cupin domain-containing protein, with translation MFRFNHRMGASMFGIAVATALTAFAGLAQAQEAPPAKSWQAGLHRTDLLRQDLDVAGREVIQVLVDFDPGVVSPKHSHPGVEVAHVIEGTFEYQLEGQPPITLKAGDSLYIPAGTAHVAKNVGAGKASELATYIVKKDTPLVVLEK, from the coding sequence ATGTTCCGTTTCAACCACCGTATGGGCGCCAGCATGTTTGGCATCGCCGTTGCCACAGCACTCACCGCCTTCGCGGGCCTCGCTCAAGCCCAAGAGGCGCCGCCGGCAAAAAGCTGGCAGGCGGGTCTTCACCGCACCGATCTGCTGCGCCAGGACCTCGACGTCGCCGGTCGTGAAGTGATCCAGGTCCTCGTTGATTTTGATCCGGGCGTGGTGTCTCCCAAGCATTCGCATCCCGGGGTGGAAGTGGCCCACGTCATTGAAGGCACGTTTGAATATCAACTCGAAGGTCAGCCTCCAATAACGCTCAAGGCTGGCGACTCCTTGTACATCCCCGCAGGCACGGCGCATGTCGCGAAGAACGTCGGCGCGGGCAAAGCGTCTGAGCTGGCGACGTACATCGTGAAGAAAGACACGCCTCTGGTCGTGCTGGAAAAGTAA
- a CDS encoding MFS transporter, protein MKSISAVAERAQQTLSVRWALASLSLSMLLSSLGTSIANVGLPTLAQVFNASFQHVQWIVLAYLLAITTLIVSVGRIGDITGRRRLLLVGIGVFTLASALCGLAPTLWLLIGARALQGIGAAIMMALTMAFVGETVTKAKTGSAMGLLGTMSAIGTAMGPSLGGLLIDGFGWQAIFLITVPLGLLTLVLAHRYLPADRQQPKTDRAGFDPLGTLLLALTLAAYALAMTLGRGSFGPLNIALLLAAGGGACLFVFTEARVTSPLIRLAVFRDPVLSGSLAMSLLVATVMMATLVVGPFYLAHGLGLDAALVGLVLSVGPFVVALTGVPAGRIADRFGAYRMTLAGLFAMAIGCLMLSVLPESFGIGGYLLPMVVITIGYALFQTANNTVVMADVQPDQRGVISGMLNLSRNLGLITGASVLGAVFALASAAADMATARPEAVASGLRITFVVALVLIVVALATALGSRALAVRRDRR, encoded by the coding sequence ATGAAATCAATCAGCGCAGTTGCAGAGCGTGCGCAACAAACACTGTCGGTTCGGTGGGCGTTGGCCAGTCTTTCACTGTCGATGCTGCTGTCCTCGCTCGGCACCAGCATCGCCAATGTGGGTTTGCCGACCTTGGCCCAGGTGTTCAACGCCTCCTTCCAGCACGTGCAGTGGATTGTCCTCGCCTACCTTCTGGCGATTACCACCCTGATCGTCAGCGTCGGGCGGATCGGTGACATTACAGGCCGTCGGCGGCTGCTCTTGGTGGGCATCGGCGTGTTCACCCTCGCGTCGGCCCTGTGCGGTTTGGCACCCACGCTGTGGTTGCTGATTGGCGCCCGGGCGCTGCAGGGGATTGGTGCAGCAATCATGATGGCGCTCACCATGGCCTTTGTCGGCGAGACGGTGACGAAGGCAAAGACCGGTAGCGCCATGGGCTTGCTCGGGACGATGTCGGCGATTGGCACCGCGATGGGACCGTCGCTCGGTGGCCTGCTGATCGACGGGTTCGGCTGGCAGGCGATCTTCCTCATCACCGTACCGCTGGGCTTGCTGACGCTGGTGCTCGCGCATCGCTACTTGCCCGCCGATCGCCAGCAGCCCAAGACCGATCGCGCCGGTTTCGATCCGCTGGGCACATTGCTGCTGGCATTGACCCTCGCCGCTTATGCTCTGGCAATGACCCTTGGGCGAGGCAGCTTCGGCCCGCTCAACATCGCCTTGCTGTTGGCGGCGGGCGGCGGCGCCTGCCTCTTTGTGTTCACCGAGGCGCGAGTCACCTCACCGTTGATTCGCTTGGCGGTGTTCCGTGATCCGGTGCTCAGTGGCAGCCTCGCCATGAGCCTGCTCGTCGCGACCGTGATGATGGCAACGCTTGTGGTCGGCCCCTTCTATCTCGCGCATGGGCTGGGGCTCGATGCCGCTCTGGTTGGCCTGGTCTTGTCGGTCGGGCCGTTTGTCGTGGCACTGACGGGTGTGCCCGCAGGCCGTATTGCCGACCGCTTTGGCGCCTACCGCATGACCCTCGCCGGGCTCTTCGCCATGGCGATCGGGTGCCTCATGTTGTCTGTACTGCCGGAGTCGTTCGGCATCGGCGGCTACCTCTTGCCGATGGTCGTGATCACGATTGGCTATGCCCTGTTCCAGACCGCCAACAACACGGTGGTCATGGCGGATGTTCAGCCGGACCAGCGCGGCGTCATCTCCGGCATGCTCAACCTGTCGCGCAATCTGGGGCTCATCACGGGAGCGTCCGTCCTGGGCGCGGTGTTTGCGCTCGCATCGGCTGCTGCCGACATGGCAACGGCGCGACCCGAAGCAGTGGCCAGCGGTCTGCGGATCACCTTTGTCGTGGCGCTGGTGTTGATCGTTGTCGCACTGGCCACCGCGCTGGGAAGCCGCGCGTTGGCTGTGCGCCGTGACCGCCGGTAA
- a CDS encoding LysR family transcriptional regulator, whose translation MSTPDFNLLITLDVLLAEGSVARAAKRLRLSPSAMSRALARLRETTGDPLLVRAGRGLVPTPRALELRERVSQLVQDAEAVLRPAEQPDLKQLSRTFTLRTSEGFVENFGADLIARIAEQAPGVRLRFMHKPDKDSAALRDGTVDLETGVVGKAAGPELRTQGLFRDRFIGVVRSGHPLSDGQITPARYAAGSHISISRRGLDKGPIDEALELLELERHIATIVAGFSTALALARTTDLIASVPERHTASLRAGLYSFALPLSLPAFTVAMLWHPRLDADPVHRWLRSCLRDVCAD comes from the coding sequence ATGTCCACTCCCGATTTCAACTTGCTGATCACCCTTGATGTGCTGCTTGCCGAAGGCAGCGTGGCGCGCGCCGCCAAACGCTTGCGGCTGAGCCCGTCGGCCATGAGCCGGGCACTGGCGCGATTGCGTGAAACCACCGGCGATCCGCTGTTGGTCAGGGCCGGACGGGGTCTGGTGCCCACCCCGCGAGCGCTCGAACTGCGCGAGCGAGTCAGTCAGCTGGTGCAGGACGCAGAAGCGGTCCTTCGGCCTGCCGAGCAACCCGACCTTAAACAGCTGAGCCGCACCTTCACGCTGCGCACCAGTGAAGGCTTTGTCGAGAATTTTGGCGCGGACCTGATTGCCCGCATCGCCGAGCAAGCCCCAGGCGTGCGGCTGCGTTTCATGCACAAACCCGACAAGGACAGCGCGGCACTGCGCGACGGGACGGTCGATCTGGAAACAGGGGTGGTGGGGAAGGCCGCCGGGCCGGAGTTGCGTACCCAAGGCTTGTTTCGGGATCGTTTTATCGGCGTCGTGCGAAGTGGGCATCCGCTGAGCGACGGCCAGATAACCCCCGCACGTTATGCGGCGGGCAGCCACATCAGTATTTCCCGGCGAGGGCTCGACAAAGGCCCCATTGATGAGGCTCTTGAGCTGCTGGAACTGGAGCGGCACATAGCAACCATCGTTGCAGGCTTCTCCACCGCGCTGGCGCTCGCCCGGACCACTGACCTGATCGCCAGCGTTCCCGAACGCCACACCGCCAGCCTGCGCGCCGGCCTGTACAGTTTTGCCCTGCCGTTGTCTCTGCCGGCGTTCACCGTCGCCATGCTCTGGCATCCGCGGCTGGATGCCGATCCTGTGCATCGCTGGTTGCGCAGTTGCCTTCGGGATGTTTGTGCGGATTAA
- a CDS encoding glycosyltransferase family 2 protein, producing the protein MSPFFEQLFSAFSGLMGPDGLSRVFFMLFPLFLIFELPLMIMVMLGVLRWFARRRTRVPKISVYRPKVSCIITCYSEGMDVQTTLLSLCEQTYPGHIEMIPVVDGATVNQPTLSAVRKFNVDPKLYPRRHLRPIAKWQRGGRVSSLNAGLSLASGEIVMALDGDTSFDNNMVSSIVRHFEDPSVPAVAGSLRVRNVWASWVTAMQALEYLLSIHMSKIGLAEWNLVNNVSGAFGAFRRSFLVKIGGWNTHTAEDLDLTLRIKSYFKRHDLRIPFEPEAIGHTDAPSTLSQFLMQRLRWDGDLFFLYIRKHNHNISPNLLGWPSFLMILLSGFFFQLVLPFLIFSYTLLALFVLPGKTLLFLFILIYALYLAITAMLFGAMLLMVSDRPAKDMILGLLVPFFPLFMLILRCWSAVAMLNEIFRRGHEESSMAPWWVLKRATRF; encoded by the coding sequence ATGAGCCCTTTCTTCGAGCAACTCTTCAGCGCATTCAGCGGGCTCATGGGGCCGGATGGTTTGAGCCGGGTGTTCTTCATGCTTTTCCCTTTGTTTCTGATCTTCGAATTACCCCTGATGATCATGGTGATGCTGGGGGTATTGCGCTGGTTCGCACGTCGGCGTACCCGTGTACCGAAGATCAGTGTCTATCGGCCCAAGGTCTCTTGCATCATTACCTGTTACAGCGAAGGGATGGACGTTCAGACCACGCTGTTAAGCCTGTGCGAGCAGACGTACCCCGGCCACATCGAGATGATTCCGGTGGTGGACGGAGCCACGGTGAACCAGCCGACGCTCAGCGCCGTTCGCAAGTTCAACGTGGACCCGAAGTTGTACCCCAGACGCCATTTGCGCCCGATCGCCAAATGGCAGAGGGGCGGGCGGGTGTCGTCATTGAACGCCGGCCTGTCGCTTGCCAGCGGCGAAATCGTGATGGCACTCGATGGCGATACGTCCTTCGACAACAACATGGTCAGCTCCATCGTGCGCCACTTCGAGGACCCGTCGGTGCCGGCGGTCGCTGGCAGCCTGCGAGTGCGCAATGTCTGGGCGTCATGGGTGACCGCGATGCAGGCGCTGGAATACCTGTTGTCCATTCACATGTCGAAAATCGGTCTGGCCGAATGGAACCTGGTCAATAACGTCTCGGGGGCCTTCGGCGCATTCCGTCGCAGCTTCCTGGTGAAAATCGGTGGCTGGAACACGCACACCGCCGAGGATCTGGACCTGACGTTGCGCATCAAGAGTTACTTCAAGCGACACGACTTGAGGATCCCCTTCGAGCCGGAAGCGATTGGGCACACCGATGCACCGTCGACGCTCAGTCAGTTTCTGATGCAGCGCTTGCGCTGGGATGGCGACCTGTTTTTTCTGTACATCAGAAAGCACAACCACAACATCAGCCCCAATTTATTGGGCTGGCCGAGCTTTCTGATGATCCTGCTCAGCGGCTTCTTTTTTCAGCTGGTGCTGCCGTTTCTCATCTTCAGCTACACCTTGCTGGCGCTATTCGTTCTGCCGGGCAAGACGCTGTTGTTCCTGTTCATCCTGATTTATGCGTTGTACCTGGCGATCACCGCGATGTTATTCGGCGCCATGTTGTTGATGGTCTCCGATCGACCTGCAAAGGACATGATTCTGGGGTTGTTGGTGCCTTTCTTCCCGCTGTTCATGCTAATCCTGCGGTGCTGGAGCGCAGTGGCCATGCTCAACGAGATCTTTCGCAGGGGTCACGAAGAAAGCTCTATGGCGCCGTGGTGGGTACTTAAACGAGCCACGAGGTTTTGA
- a CDS encoding HlyD family secretion protein, translated as MKIRFDSRKELNPTQEQGLTVLYAPGKRMAFRARWYLILFLVASPLIWLGAKLTYGLVMIDAPAQLRLPILEVRARDAGRVDQLFVMAGEQVQIDQPLVSLDNPEWRARLSQLAAMPKKSVPATNAKLDTRERQLLRTRVSRTEERVQVLEDLVLSGAVSRGEVLAAQSELDAFKADLLAFERREQLARQSPLSVEREIIQQTAEQQWLKTRLAALSVKATQSGRIAEVLVTPGENVGAGTLLMRLERLEEPLLWIYLEPLNISYAAIGQPLRVRMPDGEWLAAHVVQAVDSAGRTPTVLRGPFAASEMGLQVAARFDRPLSPRWRIDQLPLNVRFPTDWQRMLSDSRELIEQLGDFIAMDKTPTTAPGSK; from the coding sequence ATGAAGATTCGATTCGATAGTCGCAAAGAACTCAACCCTACCCAGGAACAAGGTTTGACTGTGCTCTACGCGCCGGGCAAACGCATGGCGTTTCGCGCGCGGTGGTATCTGATCCTGTTCCTGGTCGCGAGCCCGTTGATCTGGCTGGGCGCGAAGCTGACGTATGGCCTGGTGATGATCGACGCGCCGGCGCAATTGCGCCTGCCGATTCTTGAGGTGCGCGCACGGGATGCCGGCCGGGTCGATCAGCTGTTCGTCATGGCCGGGGAGCAGGTCCAGATCGATCAGCCGTTGGTCAGTCTCGACAATCCCGAATGGCGTGCGCGGCTCTCGCAACTTGCCGCAATGCCGAAGAAATCGGTGCCCGCCACCAACGCCAAACTGGACACCCGCGAGCGTCAGTTGCTCAGGACCCGGGTGAGCAGGACGGAGGAGCGCGTGCAGGTACTCGAGGACCTGGTTTTATCAGGCGCGGTCTCTCGTGGAGAAGTGCTGGCCGCCCAGTCCGAACTCGACGCTTTCAAAGCCGACCTGTTGGCGTTCGAGCGCCGCGAACAACTGGCTCGTCAATCGCCGTTGAGCGTCGAGCGCGAGATCATTCAACAGACCGCCGAGCAGCAGTGGTTGAAAACGCGCCTAGCCGCGTTGTCGGTCAAGGCTACGCAGAGCGGTCGAATTGCGGAGGTGTTGGTCACCCCTGGCGAAAACGTCGGGGCGGGTACCTTGTTGATGCGCCTTGAGCGGCTGGAAGAGCCTCTGCTGTGGATTTATCTGGAACCGCTGAATATCAGCTACGCCGCGATTGGCCAGCCGCTGCGCGTTCGCATGCCCGATGGCGAGTGGTTGGCCGCCCATGTGGTCCAGGCTGTCGACAGCGCCGGTCGTACGCCGACGGTATTGCGTGGGCCGTTCGCTGCCAGCGAGATGGGTCTGCAGGTTGCCGCCCGGTTCGATCGTCCTCTGTCGCCGCGCTGGAGAATCGATCAACTGCCGTTGAATGTTCGTTTTCCCACCGACTGGCAACGAATGCTCAGTGACAGCCGTGAGCTCATTGAACAGTTAGGCGACTTCATTGCAATGGATAAAACACCCACCACTGCACCGGGGAGTAAATAA
- a CDS encoding NAD-dependent epimerase/dehydratase family protein, whose product MTAERILVTGGAGFIGSHLVEALLESGYSVRVLDNLSSGKLSNLPVDRCHLTLVVGDVADAPTVERAMKDCSAVVHLAAVASVQASVDDPVATHQSNFVGTLNICEAMRQAGVRRVVYASSAAIYGNNGEGMAITEDTPKNPLTPYAADKLAGEHFLDFYRRQHGLEPVILRFFNIYGPRQDPSSPYSGVISIFSERAQKKLPITVYGDGEQTRDFVYVNDLVKVLVQAVSQSEPINEPVNVGFNRSTSVNELAATLSELLGRSLTLNYDTPRSGDIKHSRADNSRLLERFSLRSPTCFSEGLGQLLRSIDSGGR is encoded by the coding sequence ATGACTGCTGAACGAATTCTCGTGACGGGCGGTGCCGGTTTCATCGGTTCGCACCTGGTCGAAGCACTGCTTGAAAGCGGTTATAGCGTTCGGGTTCTGGACAATCTTTCCAGTGGAAAATTGTCGAACTTGCCGGTTGATCGCTGCCATTTGACCTTGGTTGTGGGCGATGTCGCCGACGCACCGACGGTGGAGCGGGCGATGAAAGACTGCAGCGCGGTGGTGCATCTGGCGGCTGTGGCCTCGGTGCAGGCGTCGGTCGATGATCCGGTGGCGACTCACCAGAGTAATTTCGTCGGCACCCTGAATATCTGCGAAGCCATGCGCCAGGCGGGCGTACGACGAGTGGTTTACGCCTCCAGTGCGGCGATCTATGGCAACAATGGCGAGGGCATGGCGATCACTGAGGACACGCCCAAGAATCCGCTGACGCCGTATGCCGCCGACAAACTGGCCGGCGAACATTTTCTTGATTTCTATCGCCGCCAACATGGGCTCGAACCGGTCATCCTGCGGTTTTTCAATATTTACGGTCCCCGTCAGGACCCTTCATCGCCTTACTCCGGTGTCATCAGCATTTTCAGCGAGAGGGCGCAAAAAAAGCTCCCCATCACGGTTTACGGTGATGGAGAGCAAACAAGGGATTTTGTGTACGTCAATGACCTGGTGAAAGTGTTGGTACAGGCGGTCAGTCAGTCAGAACCGATTAACGAGCCGGTCAACGTCGGTTTTAACCGATCCACCAGCGTTAACGAACTGGCGGCGACCTTGAGCGAGCTTTTGGGGCGGTCCCTGACGTTGAACTACGACACGCCGCGTTCCGGTGATATCAAGCATTCGCGGGCCGACAACAGTCGCCTGCTTGAGCGTTTTTCCTTGCGCTCGCCGACCTGTTTTTCCGAGGGCCTGGGGCAGTTGCTCAGAAGTATCGATTCCGGGGGGCGGTAG
- a CDS encoding DUF1428 domain-containing protein: MSYVDGFVIAVPTANREKFKQHAESAAAVFIEHGALSLAECWGDDVPEGKVTSFPMAVKLKDDETVVFSWIVWPDKATRDAGMEKVMADPRIQPDMNSMPFDGQRMIFGGFEMIVKA; this comes from the coding sequence ATGTCCTACGTTGATGGTTTTGTTATTGCCGTACCCACCGCCAATCGCGAAAAGTTCAAGCAACACGCCGAGTCCGCCGCCGCCGTTTTCATCGAACACGGTGCGCTCAGCCTTGCCGAATGCTGGGGTGACGACGTGCCAGAGGGCAAAGTGACGTCGTTTCCCATGGCGGTAAAACTCAAGGATGACGAAACCGTGGTGTTTTCCTGGATCGTCTGGCCCGATAAGGCCACCCGTGATGCCGGAATGGAAAAAGTCATGGCCGATCCGCGGATACAGCCGGACATGAATTCGATGCCGTTCGACGGCCAAAGGATGATTTTCGGTGGCTTCGAAATGATCGTGAAGGCCTGA
- the thpR gene encoding RNA 2',3'-cyclic phosphodiesterase: protein MSDESHEPLKRLFFALNCTPEQRRAIAQWRSALGLRDGRPVPVENFHLTLMFLGAVEVAKIADICTAAASIRTPGVPLRVALDRLDVWRRAGVLVLAPEQASPELLRLVYALEQAMLPFGFEDSPKEFRPHLTLMRDYQVPVPESATPPEFYLRADHFTLFESHKGRYRALAEWPLVTS, encoded by the coding sequence ATGAGCGACGAATCCCATGAGCCGTTAAAACGCCTGTTTTTTGCCTTGAACTGCACGCCCGAGCAACGTCGAGCCATTGCCCAATGGCGCAGCGCACTCGGGCTCAGGGATGGCCGGCCGGTGCCGGTGGAAAACTTTCATCTGACGTTGATGTTCTTGGGCGCTGTCGAGGTGGCAAAAATCGCCGATATCTGCACAGCCGCTGCCAGTATTCGAACGCCGGGCGTGCCTTTGAGGGTGGCGCTCGATCGGCTGGATGTCTGGCGCAGAGCAGGGGTGTTGGTGCTCGCGCCGGAGCAGGCATCCCCGGAGCTGCTGCGGTTGGTGTATGCGCTTGAGCAGGCCATGCTGCCGTTCGGGTTTGAGGACTCGCCGAAGGAGTTCCGGCCGCATCTGACATTGATGCGTGATTACCAAGTGCCGGTGCCAGAGTCCGCGACACCGCCCGAGTTTTATCTGCGGGCCGATCACTTCACCCTGTTCGAATCCCATAAGGGCCGCTACCGAGCGCTGGCCGAGTGGCCGCTCGTCACCTCATAA